A window from bacterium encodes these proteins:
- a CDS encoding cation transporter, which yields MSRNLQLGLLLEYATLIWNIVGVAVLVVTAYAARSVALAGFGLDSLIEIFASVVVVWHLLGIHLDRERPALRMIGIAFVLLVGYIAAQLAYTLGTRTHPAPSAGGIAWTAATFVAMLLLAHGKRATGDRLHNEVLRTESRVTLVDAYLAGAVLIGLALNAAAGWWWADPLASLVIVYYGVREARHAFRESAAAGGVP from the coding sequence ATGAGCCGGAACCTGCAACTCGGCCTGCTGCTTGAGTACGCGACCTTGATCTGGAACATCGTCGGCGTCGCCGTTCTCGTCGTGACCGCCTACGCCGCGCGTTCCGTCGCGCTCGCCGGCTTCGGCCTGGATTCGCTGATCGAGATCTTCGCGTCGGTGGTCGTCGTCTGGCATCTCCTCGGTATCCATCTCGACCGTGAGCGCCCGGCCCTGAGAATGATCGGGATCGCGTTCGTGCTGCTGGTCGGCTACATCGCGGCGCAGTTGGCCTACACCCTTGGGACCCGGACGCACCCCGCCCCATCCGCCGGCGGCATCGCGTGGACCGCGGCCACCTTCGTCGCGATGCTGCTGCTCGCGCACGGGAAACGCGCCACGGGGGACCGATTGCACAACGAAGTCCTCCGCACCGAATCTCGCGTGACACTCGTGGACGCCTACCTCGCGGGCGCGGTCCTGATCGGGCTGGCGCTGAACGCAGCCGCCGGCTGGTGGTGGGCCGACCCGCTCGCGTCGCTCGTCATCGTCTACTACGGCGTGAGAGAAGCGCGCCACGCCTTCCGCGAGAGCGCGGCCGCGGGAGGGGTCCCGTAG